From Aspergillus fumigatus Af293 chromosome 3, whole genome shotgun sequence, a single genomic window includes:
- a CDS encoding NUDIX hydrolase, which yields MRRRPLLQLTAITRGFSTSTGKRLASQPAPAREKMPRLNPASQRAIDRLREYRPPPTNYELVPLSRRAAVLVLLYADAKGDLRVVLTIRAKTLSSYAGQAALPGGRADTLEETAFQTARREAREEIGLPDLKQSFPRPFSVEHLCEFPANLARTEVVVRPCVALLHSYDEETGENADPEVSLIPRLDAREVAAVFTAPFHNFLRMRDADDWGTKDPTEWYQGSWTGWHQSNWRMHQFFVPINSRSVVKPRSSSRMQKQAAEELEEKENSGEVTRYRVFGMTARILVDVARVAYGEDPEFEHNSHFGDEAMIANLRKMGRLNAVRKPTDELTPETMQKAAKLRQEGSAQSQRLADTTVIWASLALACPPSRRSMRLLAGDDTQMLIILQDDSQTAPLHG from the exons ATGCGAAGACGACCATTGCTCCAATTGACCGCGATAACCCGTGGCTTCAGCACCAGCACTGGCAAGAGACTTGCGTCACAGCCCGCACCTgcaagggagaagatgccTCGTCTGAATCCGGCTTCACAG AGAGCGATTGATCGGCTGAGAGAGTATCGGCCTCCACCGACGAATTATGAACTTGTACCATTGTCGCGTCGAGCGGCGGTTCTAGTGTTACTTTACGCGGATGCCAAGGGCGATCTGAGGGTTGTGTTGACGATTCGGGCGAAGACGCTCAGTTCAT ATGCTGGCCAAGCGGCTTTACCTGGAG GACGGGCGGATACGCTAGAAGAGACCGCATTCCAGACGGCACGCCGCGAGGCACGTGAAGAGATAGGGTTGCCTGATCTGAAACAGTCATTTCCCCGGCCGTTCAGCGTTGAGCATCTCTGCGAGTTCCCGGCTAATCTTGCTCGAACGGAGGTGGTTGTCCGCCCTTGCGTGGCGCTGCTCCATTCGTACGACGAGGAGACGGGTGAGAATGCCGACCCAGAGGTGTCGCTGATTCCCAGGCTAGATGCCAGAGAGGTTGCGGCCGTGTTTACGGCGCCATTTCACAATTTTTTACGCATGAGAGATGCGGATGATTGGGGCACCAAGGACCCAACAGAATGGTATCAGGGATCCTGGACTGGATGGCATCAGTCCAATTGGAGAA TGCATCAGTTCTTTGTCCCCATCAACAGCCGGTCGGTCGTCAAAccgcgcagcagcagccggaTGCAGAAACAGGCTGCAGAGGAgctagaagagaaagaaaattCAGGCGAGGTGACTCGCTACCGGGTGTTTGGCATGACGGCCCGCATTCTGGTGGATGTCGCGCGAGTGGCATATGGTGAGGACCCGGAATTCGAACACAACAGCCACTTTGGCGACGAAGCGATGATCGCCAATCTCCGAAAGATGGGGCGACTAAATGCCGTTCGTAAGCCCACTGATGAACTCACGCCAGAGACGATGCAGAAGGCAGCCAAACTTA gacaGGAAGGCAGTGCACAGAGTCAGAGGCTGGCCGACACAACCGTAATCTGGGCATCCCTTGCGTTGGCATGTCCCCCCTCACGACGGTCCATGAGGCTGCTTGCTGGCGATGATACCCAAATGCTGATTATCCTGCAGGACGATTCGCAAACTGCGCCGCTGCATGGTTGA
- a CDS encoding MRS7 family protein gives MGLRRVLNDIITSNFDCHTYSSSARLKPLRDQDYNSLRDCCAPSAILARHPEHFMPLDFGNVRHNEIGQAYAHQFFRPRYTGALGAASAANLRFNERGFPTHLQAIAILVSHQRGYATETSTSTSSPSNPLPPPGFNAEQAKKPIPKEDVSRLAADNGNTQVAPKSETPLASENSVDVQKRAELEAAKKGLADDDKKVTEAKKEQKKLTIGQKIKKEVQHYWDGTKLLATEVRISSRLALKMAAGYELSRREYRQLQRTVKDLGRLIPFSMFVIIPFAELLLPVALKLFPNLLPSTYEGQKAREKKALNLSSTRQEVSTFLKNTLRESGLPVTPAAVKNEEFGEFFKKIRTTGETPSTEDVIKVCKIFKDDLTLDNLSRPQLVAICKYMNLNSFGTDAMLRYNIRHRMRQIKRDDRAIFYEGVDSLSVPELQMACASRGIRTHGISPARLREDLAMWLDLRLKQGVPSTLLVLSNAYAYAQGGKEAEMASQIEALKSVLSSIPEELFHEIELEVHNAEGAATNKQRLEVIKEQQELIEEENEQNSKHEEKGVTTPKDIEDIDETEDAKFEASNSQEKQSNEAVEAEKEGDKAEQTQSEDLAAKEKEEKKGGSSQ, from the exons ATGGGTCTTCGGAGAGTGCTCAACGACATCATTACTTCAAACTTTGACTGTCATACctactcttcttctgcacgGTTGAAACCATTAAGAGATCAAGATTACAACTCTCTTCGAGATTGCTGCGCCCCGTCTGCTATACTTGCTCGTCACCCCGAGCATTTCATGCCCCTAGACTTCGGCAATGTCCGTCACAATGAGATCGGCCAGGCTTATGCGCACCAATTCT TCCGACCACGGTATACTGGCGCCCTGGGTGCTGCATCGGCCGCAAATCTCCGATTCAACGAACGAGGGTTCCCTACCCACCTGCAGGCGATTGCGATCTTGGTTTCTCATCAGCGCGGCTATGCCACAGAAACTTCTACttcgacatcatcgccctcTAACCCATTGCCGCCTCCGGGCTTCAACGCCGAACAGGCCAAGAAGCCCATTCCCAAGGAAGATGTGTCGCGACTTGCGGCTGACAACGGGAACACGCAGGTCGCTCCCAAGTCAGAGACACCTCTTGCATCCGAGAACAGCGTAGATGTACAGAAGCGCGCCGAGCTGGaagcggcgaagaaggggctGGCGGACGATGATAAGAAAGTGACTGAGGCGAaaaaggagcagaagaagttgacgattgggcagaagatcaagaaggaagtTCAGCACTACTGGGATGGTACGAAGCTTCTTGCTACGGAAGTCAGGATCAGTTCGCGACTGGCGTTGAAGATGGCTGCTGGATATGAGCTCAGCCGGAGAGAGTACCGTCAG CTTCAACGAACGGTGAAAGATCTTGGCCGGTTGATCCCATTCTCGATGTTCGTCATTATCCCCTTCGCCGAACTGCTACTTCCTGTCGCCTTGAAGCTGTTCCCCAACCTGCTGCCTAGCACCTACGAGGGCCAGAAAGCACGCGAGAAAAAGGCTCTTAACTTGAGCTCAACCCGGCAAGAGGTTTCGACCTTTCTGAAGAATACTCTCCGAGAGAGTGGTCTCCCTGTGACTCCCGCCGCTGTGAAGAACGAGGAATTCGGAGAATTCTTCAAGAAGATTAGAACAACCGGGGAAACCCCCTCAACCGAGGACGTTATCAAGGTTTGCAAGATCTTTAAGGATGACTTGACCCTGGACAATCTGTCCCGCCCTCAACTTGTCGCCATTTGCAAATACATGAATCTAAATTCGTTCGGTACGGACGCCATGCTCCGGTACAACATTCGACACCGTATGCGTCAGATTAAGCGCGATGACCGCGCGATTTTCTACGAGGGGGTGGACTCGCTCTCTGTTCCAGAACTGCAGATGGCTTGTGCCTCACGTGGCATTCGTACGCATGGTATTTCTCCCGCTCGCCTGCGGGAAGACTTGGCGATGTGGCTGGATCTGCGCCTCAAGCAAGGCGTTCCGTCCACGCTTCTGGTGCTGAGCAACGCGTACGCATATGCACAGGGCGGCAAGGAGGCAGAGATGGCGTCTCAGATTGAAGCGCTCAAGTCTGTGCTGTCTAGTATCCCTGAAGAGTTGTTCCACGAAATTGAGCTCGAGGTCCATAATGCCGAGGGCGCTGCCACCAACAAGCAGCGTCTTGAGGTTATCAAggagcagcaagaactcATCGAGGAGGAAAATGAGCAGAACAGCAAGCATGAAGAGAAGGGCGTTACGACCCCaaaggacattgaggatATCGACGAAACAGAGGACGCAAAGTTTGAGGCCTCGAACAGCCAAGAAAAGCAATCCAACGAGGCTGTtgaggctgagaaggaagGCGATAAGGCCGAGCAGACACAGTCAGAAGACTTGGcggccaaggagaaggaagagaagaagggaggtTCCTCGCAATAG
- a CDS encoding glycerophosphocholine acyltransferase, producing the protein MVMLTFGRFLSRSYPHSREGPTILSFRQQLIMEGTGLDDDQDRRTNQMTGVHDSPVLQPASMEDMDAFYDTDEYADSSNRSYSPPASPPRLSRNPSFSYQDDWETFPPLDKLTVFDLLDNFSLSQKLEKWQQAINVQREKVRKQREKLKSTSMNAKDRVVGEWKRRVPTADEQLAKYRRRMSDGVKRLEKQWNATATVTLREKVSFIAGVLNIFVSGYLIGAYPEYFYIWFSVQLAYFMPIRYYGYHKKGYHYFLADLCYFVNMLCMLSIWVFPRSKRLFISTFCLTFGNNAVAIAMWRNSMVFHSMDKVVSLFIHIMPPVTLHCLVHLTPAEVLRERFPAVYDIKFSKPGSSNHYSLLSMMLWATVPYMFWQLTYHFFITVRRAEKIAAGRPTSFTWLRKSYAKTWIGKFVISLPESLQSPAFMMIQYIYALLTMIPCPLWFRFRWASGVFLTALFVLSIHNGATYYIDIFGKRFQKELEELKKDVARWQGSPAGTTSSTLPILNNASSAGAGILEDSASVHKDSDKSSLDKIPPLDSSAASTAIDGSNLAAAANTRERK; encoded by the exons ATGGTGATGCTAACTTTCGGCCGCTTTCTTAGTCGCTCCTACCCTCACAGCCGGGAAGGCCCTACAATCCTCTCATTTCGACAACAACTCATCATGGAGGGCACCGGACTCGATGATGACCAAGATAGAAGGACAAACCAGATGACGGGCGTGCATGACTCACCTGTGTTGCAACCCGCATCAATGGAAGATATGGATGCCTTCTATGACACAGATGAATATGCGGACTCCTCCAATCGCTCATATTCGCCGCCAGCCTCTCCTCCTAGGCTGTCGCGAAATCCTTCCTTTTCGTATCAGGATGATTGGGAGACGTTTCCGCCGCTAGACAAACTCACCGTGTTTGACTTGCTTGACAACTTTTCACTCTCCCAGAAACTCGAGAAATGGCAACAGGCGATCAATGTGCAGAGAGAGAAGGTCAGAAAGCAGCGCGAGAAGCTGAAATCTACCTCAATGAACGCAAAGGATCGAGTGGTCGGAGAATGGAAGCGGCGGGTTCCCACAGCCGATGAGCAATTGGCCAAATATCGCCGTCGGATGAGTGATGGTGTCAAgcggctggagaagcagtgGAATGCCACGGCCACGGTGACACTACGCGAGAAGGTTTCGTTCATCGCAGGCGTTCTCAATATCTTCGTCAGCGGCTACCTCATTGGAGCCTACCCCGAATACTTCTACATCTGGTTCAGCGTGCAGTTGGCCTACTTCATGCCGATCCGATACTATGGATACCACAAAAAGGGATATCATTATTTCCTTGCCGATCTTTGCTACTTTGTCAATATGCTCTGCATGCTCAGTATCTGGGTCTTTCCGAGGTCCAAGAGACTATTTATCAGCACCTTCTGCCTCACTTTTGGAAACAATGCCGTTGCTATTGCAATGTGGCGAAACTCTATGGTCTTCCACAGCATGGATAAGGTCGTGAG TCTCTTCATTCACATCATGCCGCCAGTTACCTTACACTGTCTCGTCCATCTCACTCCCGCGGAAGTGCTACGAGAGAGATTTCCGGCCGTCTACGACATCAAGTTCAGCAAACCTGGCTCTTCCAACCActattctcttctttccatgATGCTGTGGGCAACTGTGCCTTACATGTTCTGGCAGCTGACCTATCACTTTTTCATTACTGTGCGCCGTGCCGAGAAGATCGCCGCTGGGCGTCCTACCAGCTTCACGTGGCTTCGCAAATCCTACGCGAAGACCTGGATTGGGAAGTTTGTGATCAGTCTTCCCGAatcattgcaatcgcctgcCTTTATGATGATTCAGTACATTTATGCGCTTCTGACCATGATTCCTTGTCCTCTCTGGTTCCGGTTCCGATGGGCCAGCGGTGTTTTCTTGACAGCCCTATTCGTTTTGAGTATCCACAATGGTGCCACTTACTACATTGACATCTTTGGCAAACGTTTccagaaggagctggaggagttgaagaaAGATGTTGCGCGCTGGCAGGGCTCTCCGGCTGGTACGACCAGCTCGACGCTACCGATCCTGAACAACGCTTCTTCCGCAGGGGCTGGCATCTTGGAGGACTCAGCATCTGTGCACAAGGACAGCGACAAGTCAAGTCTCGACAAGATCCCCCCGCTTGACTCTAGTGCGGCGTCGACTGCCATAGATGGCTCCAATCTCGCGGCCGCTGCCAATACGCGAGAGAGAAAGTAG
- a CDS encoding DUF2841 domain-containing protein, with amino-acid sequence MPRASNCPFPHFAMIYIDSNGELGVNVSTSLAGCERAIFTEDLKQSFVRAVTPDWQSNMQNFPSGENGSCRTPEITNADYPRVSQAGAIGAAHGELAERQSFIFNAGLDLQQSPAWFQHGQPRHPRLIPCEFQTLQNKRPRRNRKRTSSEMGGDSDSDSADGGAKRTPIRVGQTDVLRQFYQKAFENLQQLNCRVIAKAFVKLVEPRKQVNHPYNGRRTVMGGPCQKLDPELTKPKWWPTGVQHKEPDHLLKHERIRLLMHILCELRESHAITAQKLREAGQDVHRQIAPPQRLFILDEIYDVREIEELYLSGKISGDTVIYVSSIHLPEGIEPAVVNINEKQITEADYLPLSPVSISRKSSVESGLSSLSKGMISSISSSEQTQALHAHAEVPSTGSNSLPGFYAPHSMIWSHGTSGINVPFNMSSN; translated from the exons ATGCCACGGGCATCCAACTGCCCTTTCCCCCACTTTGCCATGATCTATATAGATAGCAATGGCGAGCTTGGTGTAAATGTTTCTACATCCCTTGCAGGCTGTGAAAGGGCCATTTTTACCGAAGATCTCAAGCAGAGCTTTGTTAGAGCCGTGACCCCCGATTGGCAGTCAAACATGCAGAATTTCCCCTCTGGTGAGAACGGATCATGTCGAACACCTGAAATTACAAATGCTGACTATCCGCGTGTATCGCAAGCCGGTGCAATTGGGGCAGCACATGGCGAACTAGCCGAAAGGCAGTCCTTTATATTTAATGCCGGACTGGATCTACAACAAAGTCCAGCGTGGTTCCAGCATGGCCAACCAAGGCATCCCAGGCTCATCCCTTGCGAATTCCAGACACTTCAGAATAAGCGCCCTAGGAGGAATAGGAAGCGCACAAGCTCGGAAATGGGTGGTGATTCAGATTCAGATTCGGCTGACGGCGGAGCCAAACGGACGCCGATTCGAGTAGGACAAACCGACGTGCTGCGTCAGTTCTACCAAAAAGCCTTTGAAAATCTCCAACAGCTCAACTGCAGGGTGATTGCAAAGGCATTTGTCAAGTTGGTAGAACCTCGGAAGCAAGTCAATCACCCGTACAATGGGCGTAGGACAGTGATGGGAGGACCTTGTCAGAAGCTGGATCCTGAATTGACTAAGCCCAAATGGTGGCCTACAGGCGTTCAACACAAGGAGCCAGATCACCTCCTAAAGCATG AGAGAATTCGACTTCTTATGCACATTCTTTGCGAACTGAGGGAAAGCCATGCCATCACCGCGCAGAAGCTCAGAGAGGCTGGGCAGGATGTGCACCGTCAAATCGCACCGCCTCAGCGTCTGTTCATCTTGGACGAGATTTATGACGTCCGGGAAATCGAGGAACTCTATCTGAGCGGAAAGATCA GCGGTGATACCGTTATCTATGTCTCCTCAATACATCTGCCGGAGGGAATTGAGCCGGCAGTAGTGAACATTAACGAAAAGCAAATCACTGAGGCGGATTACTTGCCCTTGTCCCCAGTGTCCATCAGCCGCAAAAGCTCAGTTGAGAGCGGACTATCATCTCTCTCAAAGGGTATGATTTCATCCATCAGTTCTAGTGAGCAAACGCAGGCGTTGCATGCCCATGCAGAGGTTCCTTCGACTGGCTCTAATTCTTTGCCGGGCTTCTATGCTCCGCATTCGATGATCTGGAGCCATGGAACCTCTGGGATCAATGTGCCATTTAATATGTCGTCAAACTGA